A window of the Leptospira bourretii genome harbors these coding sequences:
- a CDS encoding PAS domain S-box protein: MNPITFIANKQELCELVLEFGLHGFLVWDSATGIVYPSPVASKSMGIEEGHSFPAECILTHSGFRLDTVLGKKESVIGRICFDPNNSAGFPFRIYPKEFSESGKKYILLVLDTTLEGANNPNPYILQSAELSRDLFSSSFRNSSIGMKIENPHGELIEVNPIFCQWLGYPAEELKTKSISDITHPEDLELELSYLEKLNRGSIQSFQIKKRYITKDKRLIWAVLNKSIIRDHLGNPVYYLSQILDISESLQAETDLQNVSRLLDQVAGLAKIGGWDLDLKTNKASWTNVTKKIHEVPDDYNPSVEGGIQFFQSEESNRKISEAVSSLLAEGKEYDLELEMVTAKGNHTWIRTIGRAEYENGKIIKIYGIIQDINERKKWEMALAAQTAILWSFVEHAPAAVAMLDQEMRYVALSQRWIEDYKIPLTKEEIIGKSHYEIFPNISQEWKDIHSRGLRGEILKRDEDVWRPPGWGKDQVIQWEIRPWKQLGGGIGGILMFTRDITEAYETKLELKAAKEFAEKAYSAKSEFLANMSHEIRTPLNGIIGYSDLLAETLENSSYNEYAQIVKQSANALLNIVNDILDFSKAEAGKLQLAEEPNNLKKMVLEAIKIVNIQAMMKGLDIQFHIDEKIPQVLMFDSNRLRQVILNLLGNAIKFTETGVVECNVRRLEESSSDLVKLRISVKDTGIGIADDSQEKIFDSFTQEDFSTTRKFGGTGLGLAICKQLLALMQSDLKLKSKLNQGSEFYFDIALRIPQFDPKLSALETESKELNVRQGTRPSSVSGTNKILVVEDNPVNLGLMKNFIKRILPEVKILEAQNGEEAVRVFQEEMPSLILMDIQMPVMNGYDATKEIRKLPKGKTLPIIAVTAGIIAGEKDKCLEVGMNDYISKPVQKENLKQTVLRWLDR, translated from the coding sequence ATGAACCCAATTACCTTTATTGCCAACAAGCAAGAGTTATGTGAACTTGTTTTAGAATTTGGTTTGCATGGGTTTTTGGTTTGGGACAGTGCCACGGGAATTGTTTATCCAAGTCCAGTGGCTTCCAAGTCAATGGGAATAGAGGAAGGCCATTCATTTCCTGCCGAATGCATTCTGACTCATTCCGGATTTCGTTTGGACACAGTCCTTGGGAAAAAAGAATCGGTCATCGGTCGTATTTGTTTCGATCCTAATAATAGTGCTGGTTTTCCTTTTCGAATTTATCCCAAGGAATTTAGCGAATCAGGGAAAAAATACATCCTTCTTGTATTAGATACGACCTTAGAAGGGGCAAATAATCCGAATCCGTATATTTTACAATCTGCTGAATTATCTCGAGATTTATTTTCTTCTTCCTTTCGAAACTCAAGTATTGGAATGAAGATTGAAAATCCCCATGGTGAACTCATTGAGGTGAATCCAATTTTTTGCCAATGGCTTGGTTATCCTGCGGAAGAACTAAAAACAAAGTCAATCTCAGACATTACCCACCCAGAAGATTTAGAATTAGAACTTTCTTATTTAGAAAAACTCAATCGTGGGTCGATCCAAAGTTTTCAAATTAAAAAACGATATATTACCAAAGACAAACGATTGATTTGGGCAGTGTTAAATAAATCCATCATTCGGGATCATTTAGGAAATCCTGTTTATTATCTTTCTCAAATCTTAGATATCTCTGAGTCTTTACAGGCAGAAACAGATTTGCAGAATGTATCTCGATTACTCGACCAAGTGGCGGGCCTTGCAAAAATCGGTGGCTGGGATTTGGATTTAAAAACCAATAAAGCGAGTTGGACAAACGTTACTAAAAAAATTCATGAAGTACCGGATGATTACAATCCTAGTGTAGAAGGTGGAATTCAATTTTTCCAGTCTGAAGAAAGTAATCGAAAAATTTCGGAAGCAGTGTCTTCTCTTTTGGCAGAAGGAAAAGAATATGATTTAGAACTTGAGATGGTAACTGCCAAAGGAAACCATACTTGGATTCGAACCATTGGCCGTGCCGAATATGAGAACGGAAAAATTATCAAAATTTATGGAATCATCCAAGACATCAATGAACGAAAAAAATGGGAAATGGCTCTTGCGGCACAAACGGCAATTTTATGGTCTTTTGTAGAACATGCACCTGCCGCCGTTGCCATGTTAGACCAAGAAATGCGTTATGTGGCTCTTAGCCAAAGGTGGATAGAGGATTATAAAATCCCACTGACAAAGGAAGAAATCATCGGAAAAAGCCATTATGAAATTTTTCCAAATATTAGCCAGGAATGGAAAGACATCCACTCACGCGGCCTACGTGGAGAAATTTTAAAACGCGATGAAGATGTTTGGAGGCCACCAGGTTGGGGAAAAGACCAGGTGATCCAATGGGAGATTCGGCCTTGGAAACAATTGGGTGGTGGCATCGGTGGAATTTTGATGTTCACTCGAGATATCACAGAAGCTTACGAAACCAAACTAGAGTTAAAGGCCGCAAAAGAGTTTGCTGAAAAAGCCTATAGTGCCAAATCCGAATTTTTGGCAAACATGAGTCACGAAATCAGAACTCCTCTCAATGGGATTATTGGTTATTCCGATTTACTTGCGGAAACATTGGAAAATTCATCTTATAATGAATATGCACAAATAGTGAAACAGTCCGCAAATGCTTTGCTTAATATTGTAAATGATATTTTGGATTTTTCCAAAGCAGAAGCGGGGAAGTTACAACTGGCAGAAGAACCGAATAACTTAAAAAAAATGGTCTTGGAAGCAATCAAAATTGTGAATATTCAAGCCATGATGAAAGGTTTAGACATTCAGTTTCATATAGATGAAAAAATTCCGCAAGTTTTGATGTTTGATTCCAATCGTTTGCGCCAAGTGATTTTGAACTTACTTGGGAATGCAATTAAGTTTACCGAAACTGGAGTCGTTGAATGTAATGTAAGAAGATTGGAAGAATCCAGTTCCGATTTGGTGAAACTAAGAATTTCAGTAAAGGATACTGGGATTGGAATTGCTGACGATAGCCAAGAAAAAATATTTGATTCCTTTACGCAGGAAGATTTTTCTACAACGAGAAAATTTGGTGGAACAGGACTTGGGCTTGCAATCTGCAAACAATTGTTAGCTCTGATGCAGTCGGATCTAAAATTAAAAAGCAAACTCAACCAAGGCAGCGAATTTTATTTTGATATTGCGTTAAGAATTCCGCAATTTGATCCGAAGCTAAGTGCACTCGAAACAGAATCGAAAGAGTTGAACGTGAGACAGGGAACCAGACCTTCTTCGGTTTCAGGGACCAACAAGATTCTTGTTGTGGAAGACAATCCAGTCAACCTAGGTTTGATGAAAAACTTTATCAAACGAATCCTCCCCGAAGTAAAAATTTTGGAAGCGCAAAATGGGGAAGAAGCAGTCCGAGTGTTCCAAGAAGAAATGCCATCCCTCATTTTGATGGACATCCAAATGCCGGTGATGAATGGATATGACGCAACAAAAGAAATCAGAAAACTCCCGAAGGGAAAAACTTTACCGATCATTGCTGTGACTGCCGGGATCATTGCCGGTGAAAAAGACAAATGCCTTGAGGTTGGGATGAATGACTATATCAGTAAACCTGTCCAAAAGGAAAATTTAAAACAGACAGTACTCAGGTGGTTAGACCGTTAA
- a CDS encoding efflux RND transporter permease subunit, whose product MQNIAKFITDKTLIIQFILVLFVLIGLSRLLSMHREAFPNVALDKIVVEAPLPGATPEEIERLVAIPIEKKLRAVAKIDKIRSYNLENVSVIMIFIVEGTKNTKKVLDDVKDAVDSVRLPDNAQKPKVREITTEKQEVISLALSVKEESKDSTSDYRKLRDTAKAFEDRFFQIKEIAEIEKIGYRNREFLVEVNPKALNAKEVGLNTVLNALGSRNINIPSGRLKVNGTEYLLRTRGDFEEAKDMLSVPMLGNEFGFATVLKDVAKVFDGFEEEKTYEKLNGKNSIILRVWKTDQADIITTADTVKTVVSSMEGDFPEIETKIYDDKSRDVRRQLGDLILNFETGLVLVLLSLIFILGMRLSIMISVAIIFIFLIAFIFLKQFGFTINTITIFGMVMVLGMMVDNSIVVAENTYRLMQEGLDRRDAILQTFKDVLVPLLVSFLVISAAFFPLLFMSGVIGKFILGIPAVVLVTLASSLLFALVFLPNWLNKFLPKNFKDQIKKDESIEEKEGIFGYVISGYKRTMTFALKHRVFVLSIFTFIFFFTLFLAGRFLPFVMFPSGSEEDIEIKIWMPIGTTLQKNLETIEKIEPVVTKMAGKDFVHLRSRIGIHENPITDPKPGQEVHRSHLTMKLVTAADRNEWEDARVLVKKIREYIQENKVSGNFPKEMIYDVNAKIKGPPVGKPVSLEIRGADFAVIQEIADLYIKELKQMDGVSDIRIDLELGKEEYRFFVKDEIAGRTDVSARDIARSVRTAFNGEVASTISKGEDKINILVRFPEAERQSVSSLNLVKVENRNRRLIPLNQVAYFAKDRDYSMINRQDLQRVVRLEASVDTDKTTSLFVNRQLKNLVNVDKYTKDSYSVIFGGEQEDAGKSFRDLGISMLLAVAVIFGIFIVYFNSIGTTTVIIGSIPFGIVGVLFALMTHGMPLSFMSTLAIVALSGSIVANTLILITFIEELRLQGMSIEDAIINGGAIRLRPIFLTTISTVIGLVPSAYGIPTLDPFVQPLSLAFGWGLFFATGVTLVFVPVLYRIKEDFKHIFSKISFARLLGKR is encoded by the coding sequence ATGCAAAACATTGCTAAATTCATTACCGATAAAACACTTATCATTCAGTTTATATTAGTCCTTTTCGTTTTAATAGGACTTTCACGTTTACTCTCAATGCACAGGGAAGCTTTTCCGAATGTGGCACTTGATAAAATCGTTGTCGAGGCTCCTCTTCCAGGTGCCACCCCGGAAGAAATTGAACGTTTAGTAGCCATTCCGATCGAAAAAAAATTACGAGCCGTTGCCAAGATAGATAAAATTCGAAGTTATAACTTGGAAAACGTAAGTGTGATCATGATCTTCATCGTAGAGGGGACAAAGAATACTAAAAAAGTTTTAGATGATGTCAAGGATGCCGTTGATTCCGTTCGATTGCCGGATAACGCACAAAAACCCAAGGTGCGAGAAATCACAACTGAAAAACAAGAAGTTATCAGTTTAGCACTTTCAGTAAAAGAAGAATCCAAGGATTCGACTTCCGACTATCGTAAGTTACGTGACACTGCAAAAGCCTTTGAAGATCGTTTTTTTCAAATTAAGGAAATTGCTGAGATCGAAAAAATTGGATATAGAAATCGTGAATTTCTCGTGGAAGTAAATCCCAAAGCTCTCAATGCAAAAGAGGTTGGGCTAAATACCGTTCTCAATGCTTTGGGTTCACGAAATATCAATATTCCATCTGGTCGGTTGAAAGTGAACGGAACCGAATACCTTCTTCGAACTCGTGGAGATTTTGAAGAAGCAAAGGATATGCTTTCTGTTCCGATGTTAGGAAACGAATTTGGGTTTGCGACTGTTTTAAAAGATGTGGCAAAAGTCTTTGATGGATTTGAAGAAGAAAAAACCTACGAAAAGTTAAACGGTAAAAACAGTATCATCCTACGTGTTTGGAAAACTGACCAAGCAGATATCATTACTACTGCTGACACTGTAAAAACAGTAGTTTCTTCCATGGAAGGTGACTTTCCTGAGATTGAAACAAAAATCTATGATGATAAAAGCAGGGACGTTCGCCGTCAACTTGGTGATTTGATTTTAAATTTTGAGACGGGCCTTGTCCTAGTATTGTTGTCACTTATCTTTATCTTAGGTATGCGCTTAAGTATTATGATTAGTGTGGCAATTATCTTTATCTTTCTTATTGCCTTTATCTTTTTAAAACAATTTGGGTTTACGATCAATACAATCACCATTTTTGGAATGGTAATGGTTCTTGGTATGATGGTAGATAACTCTATCGTTGTAGCGGAAAATACATATCGATTGATGCAAGAAGGATTGGATAGAAGGGATGCCATCTTACAAACCTTTAAAGATGTATTGGTTCCACTTCTAGTATCCTTTCTTGTGATTTCAGCCGCATTTTTTCCATTACTCTTTATGAGTGGGGTCATTGGAAAATTTATTTTAGGAATTCCTGCGGTGGTCCTTGTGACACTGGCAAGTTCACTTCTTTTTGCTCTTGTATTTTTGCCGAACTGGTTGAACAAATTTTTGCCAAAAAACTTTAAGGACCAAATTAAAAAGGATGAATCCATTGAAGAAAAAGAAGGTATCTTTGGGTATGTGATTTCTGGATACAAACGAACGATGACTTTTGCATTAAAACATAGGGTTTTTGTTCTATCCATATTTACCTTTATCTTCTTCTTCACATTGTTTCTTGCTGGAAGATTTTTACCTTTTGTGATGTTTCCTTCTGGAAGTGAAGAGGACATTGAAATTAAGATTTGGATGCCAATTGGAACAACTCTTCAAAAGAACTTAGAAACCATTGAAAAGATAGAACCTGTGGTTACGAAAATGGCTGGAAAAGATTTTGTACATTTACGAAGTCGAATTGGAATTCATGAAAATCCAATTACCGATCCAAAACCTGGTCAGGAAGTTCATAGATCACACCTAACAATGAAACTTGTGACTGCAGCGGATAGAAACGAATGGGAAGATGCGAGGGTCCTTGTTAAAAAGATTCGTGAATACATTCAGGAAAATAAGGTATCTGGCAATTTTCCAAAAGAAATGATTTATGATGTAAATGCAAAGATTAAAGGCCCTCCTGTTGGAAAACCTGTGAGTTTGGAAATCCGTGGTGCTGACTTTGCTGTCATTCAAGAGATTGCAGATTTATATATTAAAGAATTGAAACAAATGGACGGTGTTTCTGACATTCGAATCGATTTAGAATTAGGAAAGGAAGAATATCGTTTTTTTGTGAAAGATGAAATTGCTGGACGAACTGATGTCAGTGCTAGGGACATCGCAAGATCCGTTCGTACTGCATTTAACGGTGAGGTTGCTTCTACGATTAGCAAAGGAGAAGATAAAATTAATATCCTTGTTCGTTTTCCTGAAGCAGAAAGACAGTCAGTTTCAAGTTTGAATTTGGTAAAGGTTGAAAATAGGAACCGGAGACTGATCCCATTGAACCAGGTTGCCTATTTTGCAAAGGATCGTGATTACTCCATGATCAATAGGCAAGACTTACAACGAGTGGTACGACTCGAAGCTTCGGTTGATACGGATAAAACAACTTCTTTATTTGTGAACAGACAACTTAAGAATTTAGTAAATGTTGATAAATATACAAAAGATAGTTACTCAGTTATCTTTGGTGGTGAACAGGAAGATGCAGGAAAGTCTTTTCGAGATTTAGGTATATCGATGTTACTTGCTGTTGCTGTCATCTTTGGAATCTTTATTGTATATTTTAATTCCATTGGAACAACAACGGTTATCATTGGGTCCATTCCTTTCGGAATCGTAGGTGTACTTTTTGCACTGATGACACATGGAATGCCATTAAGTTTTATGAGTACTTTAGCAATAGTGGCTCTCAGCGGATCGATTGTTGCAAATACATTAATCCTCATTACCTTTATTGAGGAACTCCGTTTGCAAGGGATGTCGATCGAGGATGCCATTATCAACGGTGGTGCCATCCGTTTGCGACCTATCTTTTTAACAACAATCAGTACTGTGATTGGGCTTGTGCCAAGTGCTTACGGGATTCCTACTTTGGATCCATTTGTGCAACCACTTTCACTTGCGTTTGGATGGGGATTGTTTTTTGCAACTGGAGTGACATTGGTATTTGTTCCTGTTTTATACCGAATCAAAGAAGATTTTAAACATATCTTTTCAAAGATATCATTTGCTCGGCTTTTGGGAAAACGTTAG
- a CDS encoding YkvA family protein — MKENERIEFIKTNFWKKIKETGKKIPFVKDVIAMYYCLLDDNTSLTAKASIAFALLYFISPIDAIPDVILALGYTDDAGVIASTLLLIKSQLKPEHYTKANESLSD; from the coding sequence ATGAAAGAAAACGAAAGAATAGAATTTATCAAAACCAATTTCTGGAAAAAAATAAAAGAAACAGGAAAAAAAATACCTTTTGTGAAAGATGTCATCGCAATGTATTACTGTTTATTGGATGACAATACTTCACTAACAGCCAAAGCTTCCATCGCTTTTGCTTTGTTATATTTTATTTCTCCAATTGATGCGATTCCAGATGTGATTTTGGCCTTAGGATATACCGATGATGCCGGAGTGATCGCAAGCACTCTTCTTCTCATCAAATCCCAACTAAAACCGGAGCATTATACAAAGGCAAATGAATCTTTATCAGACTAA
- a CDS encoding YbjN domain-containing protein: MQIDSSFNSDKPNKINLANRWNQKMRYSRSYLDTDVRLIIESDFDYSGGVSEEAIREFLQKFQILNSQFTTSLILAE, from the coding sequence ATGCAAATTGATTCATCATTCAATTCTGATAAACCAAACAAAATTAATTTAGCAAATCGTTGGAATCAGAAAATGAGATACTCCCGTAGTTACCTAGATACTGATGTGAGACTTATTATCGAAAGTGATTTTGATTATAGTGGTGGAGTTAGCGAAGAAGCAATTCGTGAATTTTTGCAGAAATTTCAGATTCTTAACTCGCAATTTACCACCTCGCTCATTCTTGCGGAATGA